From Triticum aestivum cultivar Chinese Spring chromosome 7B, IWGSC CS RefSeq v2.1, whole genome shotgun sequence:
gtaacagccctacgtctcggagcccggaggcggtcgagtggattatgagtgtatgaactacaaggtgccgaacccctctgcctgtggaggggggtggcttatatagagtgcgccagaaccccagccagcccacgtaggagagggtttaaggtgagttaagtctggggcgttactggtaacgccccacataaaggcctttactatcataaagtctacttgattacaggccgttgcagagcagagtgcctcttgacctcctggtggtcgagtgagtcttcgtggtcgagtccttcaggccagtcgagtgaatctttgttggtcgactggaaagcaacctcttctaaggatgtcttggggtaagttacttggatcaggtccatgaccctaccctaggtacataaccccatcacgaGGCGCCCTGCCTGCAGGCCTTGTCGTGGGATCTCGCCGCCAGAGTAGACCGGACGGACTGGTTCTGGAACGCCGCACCGtcatcatcgccgccgccgccgtgctgcgGGATGGACGTCGTCGCCCACGCGCTGCACCCGGACGGGCGGACCCTCTTCGTGTCCACCGACTACGCCACCCACTCCCTGGACACCAGCAACGGCTCGTGGAGGGAGCTCGGGGACTGGGTGCTTCCCTTCAAAGGCCAGGCCTACTTCGACGCCGGCCTAGACGCGTGGGTCGGGATCCACCGCGAGGGGGGCGGGCACGTCTGCTGCTGCCCCGTCGCctcccgcagcgccgccgccggacgGCCGCCGGAGTGCAGGGTGTTGAAGGGGAGGCTGTTCCTCCGTAACGGCGAGAAGACGTACCAGAACGGCGGCCGGCACCTCAAGGACACCCTCACCTGCATGGGCCGCGGCAGGTTCTGCCTCGTCGAGAACGTCCTGCGTCGCAAGGATCGTTGGGACAGCGTGCTCCGTGTCACCTTGTTTAGCCTCAAGTATGATCACATAGGAGAGCTCCGGACCAAGGTTCGCCCCCGCATTAGGTCCTATGCAGTGTCCAAGAATAACCGCTTGTTTTCTCATGCAGCATTTTGGATGTAATTTTTTTTAGTGTCTAGGACATATCTAGATGTGATATAATTATGTGATGAATAAATAGACAGTTTTTTGATTAAactaatccatgaataaatcatgagcacgACATGGACAGCATTGATAACACACTGATTACGATCTAACATAGCATGTACTATGcacatagtagaaacatctacgcatatcgctagtactgctacaacaaaaaaaacacgagagggataagcgatgtataccctccaatccgCCATGAGGCGGCGGTGACAGTGGCAGCAGCCGTGGCATCCTCGGCTGCCtacttgtcggcctcggccttctcagcggcgacacggtcggcgtcggtcgacatggtgatgacgaaggtgatgcggacgtagatgaacagaagcgagcagtcgcgtagtcgctacccaaaaacctaatcgcccctctcccgtacaggatccggagaggcggggtttcgaaggcctgctctcccgtcaaccgtgtacacggcgaacgggatggagtcgccggcggcagcagcagcaaagcaaCGACGTGggcatggaggcggaggcggaaaTGCGTTCTGtttcgcggcggctagggttggcagcgccccacatatatatgtgcggctgcgcgtggagagacgtgggttgaacccacgtccaagtcggtagccctaccagtcaaagactctccgttcctgaccggcaaaaagaagcgcataggagtgagctcggctcggctcaatcccgcaacccgcggcgcgtcgtgacgaggcatggcgtggcgaggcgagcggaggaggatgAGTGTGCGAGGACTTcttttcttctcaagctccaataacaTGAGGGAGacaatcccttataaaccactcgatccaactcttcttccactagcatggtgggactaaacttcccaccaccttgtcatgccacctacatgggtccttagagattaaatctgaaattgtcatatgggctctagacccatctcatatttcaacaatcccccaccagatctcaggggcccactttgtcctttgttccaaacgctgttttgatataccagcatctcagtggagaccgattaaggttgagctccacctagaccaagtagttacactccttcataactgaacaatggactatgccttgaattgtcattttggcgtcaagaagtttcaccacaagtctcactgatacgaggctgccgaaggccgacccctcgggtggagcatattagtcacactcctggcctgttcatgaggttgctagagatcaccccaatctcatagactgtgtgaccagcagtcgggctcatataggtgtgttcctccaaatatcgctctgtaggatagcatcttacttatacatataagccttggaacacattaagacggtagtcatccttccatacagtttccgagagtattgcatctccaacggagtgggttagtaaatttactctcctcagttcaccactggcttgttttcccaggtcctacttcacgggatctccgatcacataggttgggttactaccatggcaactcatgtgggtctcatacccatctccctcgatgcactctatcacaacacgtgatagccctttcgtaaagggatgtGCTAGATTCTTAGCTGTATGGACatactccaacgctatcactccggagtttcttaattttctgacagcttttaatctcattcttatgtgtttgttggacttcatgttgtcctttgaactatTTACCATGgagatgacagtctgattgtcacagttcataaggatagccggaaccggtttatcaaccaatggcaagtccatcaaaagatcacgaagccatcctgcttcgacaccaaatgtgtctaatgctgttaattctgcttccattgtcgatctcgttaagatagtttgcttgcaagacttccaggaaacagcgccacctccaagagtaaacatatacccagttgtggccttcatctcatcagcatc
This genomic window contains:
- the LOC123157720 gene encoding uncharacterized protein, with the translated sequence MAGWLDEGSSSSSSSSSKRRRRDCDCDCAESRRPRRKQHLYLALDDWDGGYSIHKLDADDILDDDFGGVRKLPEPAAIRIRWPVRGPVHFAALGTDIFFAAGPRFHGDDAPPTTFVYETQAAALAVGPPLPTGLYSLGAAMAAGRKLYALTSPCLGIQAMLSQSPGNTWHVSGVDRTDWFWNAAPSSSPPPPCCGMDVVAHALHPDGRTLFVSTDYATHSLDTSNGSWRELGDWVLPFKGQAYFDAGLDAWVGIHREGGGHVCCCPVASRSAAAGRPPECRVLKGRLFLRNGEKTYQNGGRHLKDTLTCMGRGRFCLVENVLRRKDRWDSVLRVTLFSLKYDHIGELRTKVRPRIRSYAVSKNNRLFSHAAFWM